The segment AAGCTCGAAGACACACGGCAGTTTGACGAAGTGGCGCTGGCACGGCTTCTTCAGTCGAAACATCCCGAGGTCAAACGCCGGGCCGTGGTGGCCGTTGGCCGCATCGCCGACCCGCGTGGAGGGGTGTTGCTCCAACCGCTGCGGCGTGACGAGAACCCGGAAATCGTCGCAACCGTCGCCTTCGCGACCGGGCAACTGAAGGACCCTGCGGGTGTCGCCTGGCTGGCACAGATGCTTCTGGCCAACCCCAACACGGGCGTGGCGTTTGAGGCCGCGCGGGGTCTTGGCAAGATCAGGACGCCAGAAGCCTGGAAGGCGCTGGCCCAGTATCTGACCAACGCCACCCGTGGGGCTGCCACAGAGGGGGTGGTGGGTGAGGCGCTCCTGTCGATGGGGCGTTATACAACTCGCGAAGACCTCGCGCCGATCGTCAAGTGGACGACTCCGACGACGAGCCCCGAAGTCCGGTGGCGCGCCGCATGGGCCCTGTTCCGCCCGCGCAATCCAGCCGCCGTGCCGCACCTGCTGAAACTCAGTGAGGATGCGTCACCTGACGTCAGATTCTGGGCTATGCGCGGACTGGCTCTGCCGCCTGCGCCAACGTCGACGCCGCCACCGGGAACGGCACCGCCCGTCGAGCCAGCCGCTGTCGTCGTCGATCGCGCGGCGACCGCAGCACGACTGCGCGCCGGCACGAAAGACACTGACCGGCGCGTGCGCACTGAAGCCCTGCGCGCGCTCGACGGGTACGACGATGAGGAGTCGTTTGGTGTGGTGTTGGCCGCGCTCGAAGACCCGGATACGTGGCTGTCAGTATCGGCCGCCGAACTTCTCGGCCGACACAAGGGTCGCGTGGGCCAGGTAGCGCCGCGGCTGGCCGCCGCGACGGCGTCGTCGAAGCCCGCCGCGCTGCGCCTCACGGCGTTCACGCCGCTCACACAGCTCGCGCCGCCGTTGGCGCTCGACGCCGCCGCCACGCTGTTGCGCGACCCGAGTCTGGCGATTCGCACATCAGCCACCCAGGCGCTGCGGCGCATGGGCCCGATCGGCCAGCAGTTCCTGGACCAGTTGGCCACCGACCCGACCATGAAGGACCTGCTCATCCCGGCTGCCCCCGCGGCTGGCGGACGCCAGGGCGGTGCAGCTGCGCCGGCACACCCCGTGCCTGCGCCCACCGATGCCGACTATCGCGCCATTGTCGAACGCTGGATTGTGCCTGCGTATAACGGCGCTCCCGCGCCCCGCGCGGTGTGGACCACGCCGAAGGGTGAAATCGAGCTGGAGCTCTACCCCGGCGAATCGCCGCTCGGCATGGAGGAGTTTGTCCGCCTCACCGAGTCAGGCGCCATTGTCGGCACGGTGTTCAGTCGTGTGGTGCCGAACTTTGTGGCGCAGCAGGCCACCATTCGCGGCGCCAATCGGCTGCGCGACGAGGTGAGCCGATTGGGGCTGACCCGAGGCAATCTCGCATGGGCGTCGTCCGGCCTCGATACCGGCAGGGCGGGCTACACGCTGGGCAGCACGCCACAGCCACACAACGAGGGCGACTTCACGGCACTTGGTCGCGTGGTGCGCGGCATGGACGTGGTCGATCATCTCGACATGGGTGATGCGGTCACGGCGGCGCGGATGGTGAGGTGAACGCCACCATCACGGTCGCGCGGCAGTCGCCCGACGATATCGGCATCCGACAGATCTTTGTCACGCTCGACGGTGAGCCGTTCGCGGTGCTGGTCAACGGCCAGAGCGTGACGAAGGACGTGGCCGCAGGCGAGCACCGCATGCGGCTGCACAACACCCTCGTCTGGAAGAACGTCCTGATCGATTTGAAGCCCGGCGAACACGCCCGCTTCCTCGTGACGAACCGCGCCGGGTGGGGCACCTACGCACTGGTGGCCACGCTCGGCGTGGGTCCCATCTACCTGAAGGTCGAACGCTCTTCGGAGGCCGGGTCTTCAGACCCGGCATCACGCTTGTAATATGTCGGTGTGCTGACGTCCCCTGAACACGTCGCGGCTTTTCTTGTGGCCGTATGTTTTGCCGCAGGCCTGAACGTGTACGGCACCGTTGCGGCGCTCGGGTTGGTGTCGCGCGCCGGGCTTGTGGTGCTGCCCGGTGACCTGGGCATTGTCCAGAGTTGGTGGGTGATCGGCGCCTGCCTCGCGATGTTTGTCATCGAGTTCGTGGCGGACAAAGTGCCGCTGGTCGATTTGGTCTGGAATGTCCTCCAGACATTCGTTCGCGTGCCAGTCGCGGGTTTGCTGGCCTATGGCGCGTTGCCGCAGCTCGACCCGGGTTGGCAACTGGCGGCCGGCGCTGCGGGCTCCGCGCTCGCGCTTCTGGCGCATTCGGGAAAACCACGATGCGTGCGGCGGTCAGCGCATCACCGGAGCCGGCGTCAAACATCGGCTTGAGCCTCGCCGAAGATGGCGCAGCACTGATCCTCGTGTGGTTCGCCACGCAGTATCCCTATGTGGCGGCTGCGATGGTACTCGTGATGCTCGTCACGATCATGTTCATCGTGCGATGGATTCTGCGCCGGCTCAGAACGTTGACCGGGTCACGCGTCGCGTAGCGCCAGGTTGGGATTCACTCTGGCGGCGCGCCACGCGGGCACCAGGGTGGCGAGGAGAATCGCTGCGGCCACACCCGCAGCCGCGACCAGGAGCGACGCCGGATCCCACGGGTGAACGCCAAGCAGCAACGACCCCAGCCAGTGGTTCGTCCACAGCGCAAGGATGAGCCCCAGGCCGATGCCGACAGCCGCGATGCCGGCACCTTCGGCCAGCACCGTCTGGACCAGTTGCCGCCGCATGGCCCCAAGCGCCGCACGGATGGCCCACTCGCGCGACCGCTGCGCCGTTCGGTACGCCATCACACCGTACACGCCCGTCATCGACAGCAGCAAACCAAGTACGCCGAGTGCGAAGGCCAGGACCGCCATGGCGCGGTATTCACGCGTGGCATAACGGAAGTAGTCATCCATCGCCACCATGCGTCGCGGCTCAAGCTGTGGGTCCACTTCCATCAAGGCCTCGCGGACAGTCGCGGGCTGCACGACCGCACCCAGGCTGGGCAGGATGAGGAATGTGGTCTCACCAGCCGGCGTGTCCCAAAACGACTCGTAGAAGTACGGCTCTGCGGGTTCCCCGATGCCGCTCACGGCCGCGTCCTGGGCAACGCCGACGACGCGGTGCGCGGGCTGATCGGCCCCACCCGGGTGGACGATGGCGCCGACCGCACCTCGCCCCCGGAAGTACCGCTGCGCGAACGCCTCATTCACGACCACTGCCGGCGCGCCGGTGCCGTGCAATTCGTCCTCGGCGAACGGGCGGCCGCTGACGATTCGTGTGCCCATCAGCGCGAAGTAGTTGGCGCTGACGGCATTGCCCTTGATGACCGGAAGGTCATCTTCAGAGGCGTCACGGGTCTCCGGAATCCACATCGCCCTGGCTCGCCCGCCCACTGAGAGCGAGAGGGGCGCACGAATGGCTACGGCCACGTCCGCCACGCCCGGCAGCGCCCGCAGCCTGAGCAGCGCGGCATCACCCATCGTACGCGAGAGTTCGGTGGGCACCCACGCGGTGAGTACCGGACGCCGGGTCAGGCCGAAGTCGCCTTCCCTGGCGGCCCACAGGCTGCGCGCCAGAACGCCCGCGGCTGCGAGCAGGACAAACGCACAGGCCACCTGCGTCACCACGAGCAGGTGGCCGCGGCTCCGGCGATGCAGTTCGGTTGCGCCGCGTCCGGTGATACCGACGAAGTCTGACCGCAGCGTGATCCAGGCCGGGCCGAGCGTGAACAACATCGTCGTAATGATCGCCACTCCCAGGGTTGCGACCACCACCCGTCCGTCGAGCGTGATGAGCATGAAGTCGCGAAAGCCGGGCGCGGGCGTCAGGATCCTGGGAATGGTCCGGATGAGCGCTGTGCCGCTGAGCAGTCCGACCACCGCGCCTCCCGCGCCCATCCACGCGGCTTCAGCCAGCAAGGGCCCGAGCAACTTCCGGCGGGTTGCGCCGAGCGCGACACACACGGCGAGATCCTGTTGACGCGCCATGACGCGTGCCACCTGCAGCAGCGCGACATTGACGCATGTGATGAGCACCACGGCGCCCACAAGAGCCAGCAATGCGATGGCATTTGCGCCGCCGGTCTCGAATCGATACGTGCTCTCGGAGACCACTCGGGTTCGTCGGGCGCCGGTAGGCTCCGGGTGCGCCTGCTCCATGTTGTTCACGGCTTGAAGAATCTCGGTGCTGGCGAGGCTCACAGAGACGCCGGCACGCCTGACGGCAAAGGCCTCCAGCCACCGCGATTTCCTGTCATCGAACTCACGTCGGCCGGCCAGTTGCACCCAGGTGGCTTGCGGCATCCACACGTCGCGATCGTTTGCGGCTTCCAGATCGCGGAACGACGCGGCCAGTACGCCCTGGATCGTGACCGCCACTTCGCCCGTGCCTCCAAGCCGGAGCGTGCGCCCAACCACGGCAGGGTCGCCACCGAACCGGGTCTGCCAGTA is part of the Acidobacteriota bacterium genome and harbors:
- a CDS encoding HEAT repeat domain-containing protein; protein product: MTRTRIGLLLAIVALGGCGGAREAVQLPGTAANQRPPLAEVDIVDIALLVKLEDTRQFDEVALARLLQSKHPEVKRRAVVAVGRIADPRGGVLLQPLRRDENPEIVATVAFATGQLKDPAGVAWLAQMLLANPNTGVAFEAARGLGKIRTPEAWKALAQYLTNATRGAATEGVVGEALLSMGRYTTREDLAPIVKWTTPTTSPEVRWRAAWALFRPRNPAAVPHLLKLSEDASPDVRFWAMRGLALPPAPTSTPPPGTAPPVEPAAVVVDRAATAARLRAGTKDTDRRVRTEALRALDGYDDEESFGVVLAALEDPDTWLSVSAAELLGRHKGRVGQVAPRLAAATASSKPAALRLTAFTPLTQLAPPLALDAAATLLRDPSLAIRTSATQALRRMGPIGQQFLDQLATDPTMKDLLIPAAPAAGGRQGGAAAPAHPVPAPTDADYRAIVERWIVPAYNGAPAPRAVWTTPKGEIELELYPGESPLGMEEFVRLTESGAIVGTVFSRVVPNFVAQQATIRGANRLRDEVSRLGLTRGNLAWASSGLDTGRAGYTLGSTPQPHNEGDFTALGRVVRGMDVVDHLDMGDAVTAARMVR
- a CDS encoding DUF4126 domain-containing protein, whose product is MLTSPEHVAAFLVAVCFAAGLNVYGTVAALGLVSRAGLVVLPGDLGIVQSWWVIGACLAMFVIEFVADKVPLVDLVWNVLQTFVRVPVAGLLAYGALPQLDPGWQLAAGAAGSALALLAHSGKPRCVRRSAHHRSRRQTSA
- a CDS encoding DUF4126 domain-containing protein, with the protein product MRAAVSASPEPASNIGLSLAEDGAALILVWFATQYPYVAAAMVLVMLVTIMFIVRWILRRLRTLTGSRVA
- a CDS encoding ABC transporter permease, with the protein product MLRNIRAGFRGLALQPAATAAAILTLGLAIGAQATILSVVDGLWFRPPGVPAASRLLRVFAVSENEQHGRWSYPEVLDLQRAVASSQLVVRGSRGTLVEDPSGTPALALVNVVSDDFFQALGASAAHGRLFVAPETAPVVVLGHKYWQTRFGGDPAVVGRTLRLGGTGEVAVTIQGVLAASFRDLEAANDRDVWMPQATWVQLAGRREFDDRKSRWLEAFAVRRAGVSVSLASTEILQAVNNMEQAHPEPTGARRTRVVSESTYRFETGGANAIALLALVGAVVLITCVNVALLQVARVMARQQDLAVCVALGATRRKLLGPLLAEAAWMGAGGAVVGLLSGTALIRTIPRILTPAPGFRDFMLITLDGRVVVATLGVAIITTMLFTLGPAWITLRSDFVGITGRGATELHRRSRGHLLVVTQVACAFVLLAAAGVLARSLWAAREGDFGLTRRPVLTAWVPTELSRTMGDAALLRLRALPGVADVAVAIRAPLSLSVGGRARAMWIPETRDASEDDLPVIKGNAVSANYFALMGTRIVSGRPFAEDELHGTGAPAVVVNEAFAQRYFRGRGAVGAIVHPGGADQPAHRVVGVAQDAAVSGIGEPAEPYFYESFWDTPAGETTFLILPSLGAVVQPATVREALMEVDPQLEPRRMVAMDDYFRYATREYRAMAVLAFALGVLGLLLSMTGVYGVMAYRTAQRSREWAIRAALGAMRRQLVQTVLAEGAGIAAVGIGLGLILALWTNHWLGSLLLGVHPWDPASLLVAAAGVAAAILLATLVPAWRAARVNPNLALRDA